The window TCTGCACATCTTTAACTGCCGGATGTGTATATAAAAACTCCTCTATTTCGCGTGGATAAATGTTTTCTCCACCTCTTATAATCATGTCTTTGAGTCTACCGGTAATCCTTAAATATCCATTTTGGTCAATATACCCTAAATCACCTGTGTGGAGCCAGCCCTCCTCGTCGATGGCTTGTTTTGTTGCTTCTGGCATTTTATAATATCCTTTCATAACGTTGTATCCCCTCGCACATATCTCGCCAACAACACCGTCTGGGACCTCTCTTTTTGTGTGGATATCCACAATCTTTACCTCCACACCATCAAGAGGTTTTCCAACCGTGGACACTCTAAACTCAAGAGGGTCATCAACTCTTGTTTGAGTTATTACAGGTGATGCTTCTGTTTGACCATACGCTATTGTAATCTCTTTCATGTGCATTTTTTCAACAACCTCTCTCATCACCTTGATAGGACAAGGTGCTCCAGCCATTATGCCAGTACGAAGAGAAGAAAAATCAAATTTATTAAATTCGGGATGCTGCAAGATTGCAATAAACATTGTTGGCACCCCGTGCAAAGCAGTGCATCTTTCAAAATGGACTGTCTCCATAACTTTAAGAGGATTGAAATGGTCAAGCGGAACCATTGTGGCACCTTTTGCCACACATGCACTTATACCCAATACAAGTCCAAAACAGTGAAAAAACGGAACAGGTATGCATAGTTTGTCCTTGTACGTAAGTTTCATGCAATCTGCAATAGCGTTTGCGTTGTTTAGAATGTTTTTGTGTGTAAGCATTACACCCTTAGGAAATCCGGTGGTGCCAGAGGTATACTGCATATTTATTACTTCATCTGGCTCAAGGCTTTTTTGTCTGCTAATAAGTTCCTCATCAGAAATATTTTTACCAAGTTCAATTACTTCATCCCAGTTATAAATTCCACTATGGAAACCTTGTCCAATATAAATAAGCCTTTTGAGAGATGGTAGATTTGGATTTTCAAGATCTCCTTTTTTGCACGACTGAAGCTGAGGATTGAGTTTTTTCACAATCTCAAGATAATTCGAATCTTTAAATCCTTCTGTGAATATTAAAGTGGAACTGTCAGATTGTCTGAGAAGATACTCAAGTTCATATATTTTGTAGTTGGTATTTACAGTAACAAGTATTGCTCCAATTTTGGCCAAAGCAAAGATAGCAATGAGATATTCAAGCCTGTTCGTTGCCCATACAGCTACATGTTCTCCTTTTTGAATGCCGATCGCCATAAATCCTTTCGCTGTATCATCCACCATTTTTTTGAATTGAGAATATGTAAGGAAAATCTTTTCATGATGATAAATGACAGCAGGATTGTCAGCATATTTTACAGCTATCATATCAAAATAGTCTGGAATAGTCATTTCAATAAAGGCCATTGAGCCTCTGTGCCCCCTTATATAAATGTACAAGCCTTTTACCTTAGTTTTAAGGTAAAAGGCTTTTTTAATTTTAGATTATTATAAATTTTGAATGCATAAAATGTCAACAACAAAATCTTAGATATACTTCTTGATATGTCCTATCGCACTTTTTTCAATTCTTGACACCTGTGCCTGTGAAATTCCCACAATTTTTGCTACCTCCATCTGAGTTTTTCCTTTATAATAACGCAAATACAATATCTCTTTTTCACGTTTTGTGAGTTTTGAGAGAGCATCTTTGAGCGATATCTCCTCAAGCCAAACACTTTCACATGATTTGTGATCACATAGCTTTTCCACAACATACATTGTATCAGTACTATCTTGAAACACTGGTTCATAAAGAGATATAGGTTCTTGAATTGAATCAAGTGCAAAAACAAGATCTTCTTTGGTTATTGAGAGTTCTTTAGCTATCTCTTCTAATGTGGGTTCTTTTTGGTTATTACTTATATATTTTTCTTTTATTTTTAAAGCTTTATAGGCTGTATCTTTCAAAGACCTCGAAATTCTCATAGAGTTGTTATCCCTTAAATATCTTCTTATCTCACCGATTATCATTGGCACTGCATAAGTCGAAAATTTTACATTCTGAGAAAGGTCAAAATTATCGATTGCCTTTATAAGACCAATACACCCAACCTGGAACAAATCGTCTAAATTCTCGCCCCTGTTAGCAAATTTTTGTACAACGCTTAAAACAAGTCTCAAATTCCCTTCGATAAAAATCCTTCGTGCTTCTTTGTCCCCTTCTTTCATTCTTTTCAAAAGTTCAAGTTTTTCTTCATGGCTCAAAATGGGGAGTGTTGATGTATTTACACCACAAATTTCTACTTTATTCAATTTAATTACCTCCCCCTTTTTTACTTTACACTATGGTTATTATTAACCTTGGGGAAGGTAATTATTCCAAAATAGATTTCTATATTATATAATTTTTGCCAGCTCTTTTTTAAGTCTTGTTATAATCTTTTTTTCCAATCTCGAAATATAGCTTTGTGATATCCCCAGCATATCAGCAACCTCTTTTTGGGTCTTTTCTCCACCATCTCCAAATCCAAATCTCAATTCAACAATCTTTTTTTCCCTTGATGGAAGCTTTTTAATTGCTTGCAAAAGTGCTTCTTTTTCTACATTACTCTCAATCCTGTTGTAAATTTCTTCTGTATCAGTCCCCAGAACATCAGAAAGCAAAAGTTCGTTGCCATCCCAATCTACATTTAGTGGCTCATCTATTGACAATTCAAGTTTCTTGCTCGAATTTCGTCTCAAAAACATCAGAATTTCATTCTCAATACATTTTGAAGCATAAGTAGCAAGTTTTATATTCTTGTTTGGATTATATGTATTTATTGCTTTAATCAAACCTATTGTACCTATTGAAACAAGGTCTTCAAGATTAATCTTTGTATTTTCAAATCTTCTCGCAATATAGACAACCAGCCTCAAATTCCTTTCTATTAAAAGCTTCTTTAATTCTTCTTTTCCTTGGTAGTGAATCTTGTATAAAATCTGCGCCTCTTCGTCAGGTGTAAGCGGTGGTGGAAGTGTATCACATCCACCAACATAAAAAATCTCCATTAACTGGCTTTTTGAAAATGAAAAACCAAGTTTTTTCAATATTTTTAACACATATTGCAGGATATTAGACTCAAGTCTCATAAAATCACTCCTCCTTAAAAAAATCAAGAAGAATTAAATCAGATCAGGACCAAGAAGTGCTGAGTACCTGTTCGAAATTTTCTTGTCATACAAGGCAATAGCCACATCTTTCTTTACCCATGTATTTTTGTTTTCTGAAACATAAAACTCATCTGGAATAACCCCTACTAAAACCCCATGTTCCTGACCAATTGAATTGTAAGGTATCAAAACAATTTTGCTACCAAAAACTTTTTGGAGTTTTTCAAGGTCCTTTGAAGATATGTCTTTCTCTTCTTCTTCCATTCCAAGTAGATTTCTTTCAACAATTACAACAGGTTTGCCAGAAAAAGGTTCTTTTAAGTTATTGCCTGTATCTATATATCCAACACAGCTATACTCTAATTGATTTATCCTGAATCTTATATACCTAATGAGTGAATCTTTGTAAACCATTTTGATTATAAGCTCATATGATAACTTGAACACAATTAGTGAAACACCAATCGCAAGTAGTACGTTCCTCAACTTGAGCTGAAAAGAGTATTCAATACTATTTTCTGAAATATAATATAGAAAAAATCCCATTCCTCCAAACATGATTGTAACAAGATAAAAACTAAGAAATTGTCTAATAAATCCAAAAAAATTTTTAGGCAAAAAGGTAAAATATACAAAGAAAGCTGAAACAATAATTTTCCCAATCGGAGAATATAATAGCTGTAAAGGCTTATAAAATTGAAATAGCGAATAAAAAGCTCCAAGTATACTCATAACAATAATCTTAAAACTGTTTACATTTTCTTTAAGTAAATATGACGTTACAAGTAGAATAAAATAATTTATAACCAAATTTTCTAATATATATACATCTGCATAAATAATCATTTCATTCTATCAACTCTTTATCCTCAAAACAGGTATCTCTAAGTAATAATTATATTCCTTAAAAGGGTAAAATTATGTCAAAATATTTTCAAGTTGCTCCTAAGTAAAAATCAATTTTCTAACAATTTTTTGCAAAAAATAAAGTTTTAATTGTTTTATAACCATCGAAACTGTACATTTATAAATTTTGAAAGCAAAAAGGGACTATCCAATTAACATTTTTTGCTGGATAGCCCCTTAATTTTACAAAATTTATTTTTAAATAATACTTGTTATTATTTTTTATTTTTCAAGAATATTGGAATTTCAAATATGTCATCATCTTGGAACAGATTTTGAAGATTGCCCATCTTTTGCATCGGAGCTTTATTAACTTGAGCAGATGACGATTCTTCATTGGTTGTGTCAAATCCTGTTGCAATGACAGTAACTTGAACCTCGTCTTTCATTTCTTCATTGAAAACAATCCCCATTATAAAGTTAACATTCTCATCAGCCTCCGAAGAAATAAGCTCATTCGCTCTTTCAATCTCATCAAGAAGTAATTCTTCTGGATTTCCTGTGTAGTTTACAAGAACACCTTTTGCTCCTTTTATTGAAGTCTCAAGAAGCGGGCTGTTGATTGCCTGCTCTAAAGCTTTGAGTACCTTTTCATCACCTTTAGCCTTGCCTATTCCCATGTGTGCATATCCCTTATTCATCATAATAGCCTTTACATCTGCAAAATCCACATTTATTAGCCCCGCATTCAATATGATATCAGAAATTCCTTGAACACCCTGTCTTAGCACATCATCAGCCATTCTGAATGCATCTGAGATTTTAAGACTTTTATTGGTGGAAAGCATAAATAGTCTATCATTTGGGACAATAATTATTGTATCTACAATCTTCTTAAGTTCTTCTATTCCTTTTTCTGCGTTGACTCTTCGCTTTGCACCTTCACTTTTAAACGGTCTTGTAACAACAGCAACAGTCAATATCCCCAGCTCTTTTGCTATCTCAGCAACAACAGGTGAAGCTCCAGTACCCGTCCCGCCACCCATTCCTGCTGTAATAAATACCATGTCCGCTCCCTTTAAAACCTGAGCTATATCCTCTTTACTCTCCTCTGCAGCTTTTCTTCCAATTTCAGGGTCAGCCCCCGCTCCAAGTCCTTTTGTAATTTTCTCACCTATCTGAATCTTATAATGCGCTTTTGAGCGTTGAAGAGCCTGCTTGTCGGTATTAACTGCTATGAACTCTACTCCCGATACGCCAACATCAATCATTCTATTGACTGCATTATTTCCTGCACCACCAACACCAATAACTTTCAATTGTGCAACAGTCATTTTTTCTGTGTCAAAACTAATCATTGGTTTTTCTCCTCCTTAGAAAAACTCTTATTTTTTATTAAAATGCTTCTTCGCATTTCCCCAAAATTTTGAAAAATCCTGACACCAAAAGCCACAACCGCTGCTTGGTACAGCGGAATACCAAGCATGTCACCCATATAAGCAAGAAGCATGGCTATTAATGTATTGCCAACAAATCCAGAAATGAATATATCTATCTTGAAGTCACCCTTTAAATTTGATTTCAGAGCACCAAATATAGAGTCAAGTGCTGCAAGAAGACCAACTGCAACATAAGATGAATAATCCTGAGGAATACTTATTGGAATAAAAAGTCCTATTAATATACCAATTAAAAGAGCAATTACAAGTACTATCATTTTTTCATCAGCTTCCTTCACTTCTTATCTTTGCGTAATTGAATTTTAAACTTCCAGTATAACGTGGAATTACAACTTTTGAAGCTTCTTCAATCTTAACCCCTATAGAAAATTCCTTTAAAAGGTCTATGATACCTCCCCGCATCTCAAGAGAATTTTTAAGAATCTTAGGATCACCAATTGCTTTTATTATGTACGGGGCAGAATACCTTGTGTTGTTTATACTAATAGTTGGTCCTGCACATCTGATCTCAGTTGTTGAAACTACTCTCTGGTCATTTATCGCTATTGCTTCAGCTCCTGCTGCCCGAAGTTCGTTTATAACCTGCAAAATGTCAGAATCATGTAGCAGAAAACTGTTTGGATCAACATTGGGTTGGGCAGGTATTTTGCTGTCATCAAGTGTAATAATTATACCTGGTCCTTCTACATCTGTGAGCCCAGCTAAAATCTTGACTTTATCAAGCTCTTCTTTTAAAAGTTCTGTAGTTTTGCTAATACTTGCTGCTGAGTCCTGATATTCTTTGATTTTTTTCTCATAATCATAAATCTGCTGGCGAAGACTCACATTTTCTTCTCTAAGCTTGTTTATCTGTTCAGCAAGTTCAATGGCTCTTGCTTTTTCTAAATTTTTTAGTTCATTACTTTGTCTAACACTTTTAATTTGCATTGACATTAATATCCCTAAAACCAAAAGCAAAATAGCAATGGCAACCTGTCCACCTGTCGGTTTTTTAATCTTCACCTTCATATTCTTTCAATTGTCCTCCCCAGTATCTGGACTGAACGTGGCGATACCATTAGAATTTAGTGTAATAATCCCTTCAACATTTTTTGGTAATTTATCATACACACTTTTCAAAAGTCTTAATTTGTAATCTATATCTGACCCGTCTCCAAGTTTTATAGTTAGCTTGTCCATTTTAAGTTGAAGGTCACTAACATTTTTTAAAAGCAAAATGACTTTTTCTATTTTAAAAACCTTTAACGCATTAAAACGTAAAAGACCTTGAGCTACTTCAATTGCTCTCTGCAAAAGTATTTCATCTGTAACAACAATTTTCTTACCCACTGTTGCTTGAACCACTTTTAGACCTTCAAACACAATCGAATTTTGCGGTAAATCTCCTTCTATTCTTATTACATACCCTTTTTTATCAATTTCTATATACGAATTTAAATATTTTATAAGTCCAACTGTACTCTTTTCATTCACATATATTAAAAGTGTATCAGGCAGCTTTCTCTTTATTACAACATCTTCTATTTCTGGATTTTCCAATAGTTTGTGTTTTATATCTTTTGTGTTTACACTCAATATGTTCTGGTTTTGATATTGCTGTATTATCTTTATAATATCATTTTTTTTAACTCTTTGCAAATTATGTATACTGAAATTTTTTACCTCAAAGTAGTCCAAATTAAAAATTAAAAGAGTAAATGTAACTCCTAACATTAATAATACACTAATCTTTACACTCAATCTACCCATTTTAAAATACTCACTCACTTTTTATTCTGAGAATTTTCGCACCAAGTAAAGAATATTTTTCCTCTATCTTCTCATACCCCCGGTCGATGTAATCTGCATCCACAACTTCTGTTACTCCTTGAGCAGAAAGCCCCGCTACAAAAAGTGCTGCACCACCTCTCAAATCACGTGCAAAAACCTTACAACCTTTCAATTTCTCAACACCATTTATTACTGCAATATCCTTTTCAACATGTATATCTGCACCCATTTTTACAAGCTCGGATATATGTTTGAATCTGTTTTCAAAGATGGTTTCTTTAATTATTGTAACTCCATTTGCTACTGCAAACACGCTGCAAATAGGAGCCTGAAGGTCTGTAGGAAAACCAGGATAATAATGTGTAGTAATCCGCCACCCACCTTTTAATCTTCGTTCTTTCTTTATCCAAATTTCATTTTTTGACTCTTTAATTACACATCCCGCATTTTTGAGAATATATAGTATTGAATCTAAATGTCTTGGAAATACACTTTTTAAAACTACTTCCTCCCCGCACGTAGCAACTGCACACAGGTACGTCCCTGCTACAATTCTATCAGGTATAACATTGTGAGCCACCTCTTCACTCTTTAACCTTTTTACACCCTCAATCTTAATTATATGTGTCCCAGCACCCTTTATCTTTGCACCAAGCTTATTTAAGAAATGGCAAAGATCCGCTATCTCTGGCTCTTTTGCTGCATTTTTTATTACAACTTCTTCATCACAAAATATGGATGCAAGAATTATATTTTCTGTTGCTCCAACTGAAGGTATTGGCAAAAAAATTTCACCGCCTTTAATTTTATCACAACGGCAAATTATTCTGTTATCATGTTCAAACACTTCTATACCAAGTTGTCT is drawn from Caldicellulosiruptor diazotrophicus and contains these coding sequences:
- a CDS encoding sigma-E processing peptidase SpoIIGA, with the translated sequence MIIYADVYILENLVINYFILLVTSYLLKENVNSFKIIVMSILGAFYSLFQFYKPLQLLYSPIGKIIVSAFFVYFTFLPKNFFGFIRQFLSFYLVTIMFGGMGFFLYYISENSIEYSFQLKLRNVLLAIGVSLIVFKLSYELIIKMVYKDSLIRYIRFRINQLEYSCVGYIDTGNNLKEPFSGKPVVIVERNLLGMEEEEKDISSKDLEKLQKVFGSKIVLIPYNSIGQEHGVLVGVIPDEFYVSENKNTWVKKDVAIALYDKKISNRYSALLGPDLI
- the sigG gene encoding RNA polymerase sporulation sigma factor SigG, whose product is MNKVEICGVNTSTLPILSHEEKLELLKRMKEGDKEARRIFIEGNLRLVLSVVQKFANRGENLDDLFQVGCIGLIKAIDNFDLSQNVKFSTYAVPMIIGEIRRYLRDNNSMRISRSLKDTAYKALKIKEKYISNNQKEPTLEEIAKELSITKEDLVFALDSIQEPISLYEPVFQDSTDTMYVVEKLCDHKSCESVWLEEISLKDALSKLTKREKEILYLRYYKGKTQMEVAKIVGISQAQVSRIEKSAIGHIKKYI
- a CDS encoding small basic family protein, which translates into the protein MIVLVIALLIGILIGLFIPISIPQDYSSYVAVGLLAALDSIFGALKSNLKGDFKIDIFISGFVGNTLIAMLLAYMGDMLGIPLYQAAVVAFGVRIFQNFGEMRRSILIKNKSFSKEEKNQ
- a CDS encoding AMP-binding protein; this translates as MAFIEMTIPDYFDMIAVKYADNPAVIYHHEKIFLTYSQFKKMVDDTAKGFMAIGIQKGEHVAVWATNRLEYLIAIFALAKIGAILVTVNTNYKIYELEYLLRQSDSSTLIFTEGFKDSNYLEIVKKLNPQLQSCKKGDLENPNLPSLKRLIYIGQGFHSGIYNWDEVIELGKNISDEELISRQKSLEPDEVINMQYTSGTTGFPKGVMLTHKNILNNANAIADCMKLTYKDKLCIPVPFFHCFGLVLGISACVAKGATMVPLDHFNPLKVMETVHFERCTALHGVPTMFIAILQHPEFNKFDFSSLRTGIMAGAPCPIKVMREVVEKMHMKEITIAYGQTEASPVITQTRVDDPLEFRVSTVGKPLDGVEVKIVDIHTKREVPDGVVGEICARGYNVMKGYYKMPEATKQAIDEEGWLHTGDLGYIDQNGYLRITGRLKDMIIRGGENIYPREIEEFLYTHPAVKDVQIVGVPDKVYGEEIAAFIILKDGCYVNEEEIKEFVKANLSRHKTPRYVVFVSEFPTTANGKVQKYKLREMAIEKFSLHDAANIETA
- the murA gene encoding UDP-N-acetylglucosamine 1-carboxyvinyltransferase, whose translation is MQKLIIYGPTRLMGEIEVEGAKNAALPILTASILSNNRVIITNVPDIVDVRHTIEILKYLGCIVSFENNTVVIDSSSIKRFTIPSEYAKLMRSSVLFMGALLSKFKRAELSNHPGGCEIGQRPIDLHILAFRQLGIEVFEHDNRIICRCDKIKGGEIFLPIPSVGATENIILASIFCDEEVVIKNAAKEPEIADLCHFLNKLGAKIKGAGTHIIKIEGVKRLKSEEVAHNVIPDRIVAGTYLCAVATCGEEVVLKSVFPRHLDSILYILKNAGCVIKESKNEIWIKKERRLKGGWRITTHYYPGFPTDLQAPICSVFAVANGVTIIKETIFENRFKHISELVKMGADIHVEKDIAVINGVEKLKGCKVFARDLRGGAALFVAGLSAQGVTEVVDADYIDRGYEKIEEKYSLLGAKILRIKSE
- the sigE gene encoding RNA polymerase sporulation sigma factor SigE is translated as MRLESNILQYVLKILKKLGFSFSKSQLMEIFYVGGCDTLPPPLTPDEEAQILYKIHYQGKEELKKLLIERNLRLVVYIARRFENTKINLEDLVSIGTIGLIKAINTYNPNKNIKLATYASKCIENEILMFLRRNSSKKLELSIDEPLNVDWDGNELLLSDVLGTDTEEIYNRIESNVEKEALLQAIKKLPSREKKIVELRFGFGDGGEKTQKEVADMLGISQSYISRLEKKIITRLKKELAKII
- a CDS encoding DUF881 domain-containing protein; translation: MKVKIKKPTGGQVAIAILLLVLGILMSMQIKSVRQSNELKNLEKARAIELAEQINKLREENVSLRQQIYDYEKKIKEYQDSAASISKTTELLKEELDKVKILAGLTDVEGPGIIITLDDSKIPAQPNVDPNSFLLHDSDILQVINELRAAGAEAIAINDQRVVSTTEIRCAGPTISINNTRYSAPYIIKAIGDPKILKNSLEMRGGIIDLLKEFSIGVKIEEASKVVIPRYTGSLKFNYAKIRSEGS
- the ftsZ gene encoding cell division protein FtsZ, encoding MISFDTEKMTVAQLKVIGVGGAGNNAVNRMIDVGVSGVEFIAVNTDKQALQRSKAHYKIQIGEKITKGLGAGADPEIGRKAAEESKEDIAQVLKGADMVFITAGMGGGTGTGASPVVAEIAKELGILTVAVVTRPFKSEGAKRRVNAEKGIEELKKIVDTIIIVPNDRLFMLSTNKSLKISDAFRMADDVLRQGVQGISDIILNAGLINVDFADVKAIMMNKGYAHMGIGKAKGDEKVLKALEQAINSPLLETSIKGAKGVLVNYTGNPEELLLDEIERANELISSEADENVNFIMGIVFNEEMKDEVQVTVIATGFDTTNEESSSAQVNKAPMQKMGNLQNLFQDDDIFEIPIFLKNKK
- a CDS encoding cell division protein FtsQ/DivIB, whose translation is MGRLSVKISVLLMLGVTFTLLIFNLDYFEVKNFSIHNLQRVKKNDIIKIIQQYQNQNILSVNTKDIKHKLLENPEIEDVVIKRKLPDTLLIYVNEKSTVGLIKYLNSYIEIDKKGYVIRIEGDLPQNSIVFEGLKVVQATVGKKIVVTDEILLQRAIEVAQGLLRFNALKVFKIEKVILLLKNVSDLQLKMDKLTIKLGDGSDIDYKLRLLKSVYDKLPKNVEGIITLNSNGIATFSPDTGEDN